The segment ACAGCATGGAAGTCACCTTGACCTCCATGACCCGTCTGAGTGAACAATCGGCCGAACTCAAGACAAGCCTCACCAACCTCGGAGTCCAGGCGGAAAGCATTGGCTCAGTCATGGACGTCATCTCCGACATTGCGGACCAGACCAACCTGTTGGCGCTCAATGCCGCCATTGAGGCAGCACGAGCTGGCGATGCTGGTCGCGGCTTCGCCGTCGTGGCAGACGAGGTTCGCAAACTCGCGGAAAAAACAACCATCGCGACCAAGGAAGTGGGTGATGCAGTGGGCCGAATCCAACAGGAAACAAACCACAACATCCAAGCCATGGAAGACACTCTGACCAGTATCAACGAAAGTTCTGGCTACGCCGAACAGGCCGGAAGTGCATTGCGCGAGATCGTCGACATCGTTGGCACCACCACCGAGCAAATTTTGAGCATTGCCGCAGCCAGCGAGGAACAATCCGCCGCCGTGGAAGAAATCTCCCATTCCATGGAAGACATCAACGGCATCAGTGGGGAGAGCGCCAATTCAATGGTTCAAGCCTCCCAAGCCGTTATGGAGCTTTCTCAACTGACCCATGATCTGAACACGGTCATTGACGGCCTGCGAAGCTGACTCTGACAGCTGCCCACTGACACGAAAGAAGGCCGCCGTCCCATTCCGGGACAGCGGCTTTTTTCATTCAATGCTTCTGACAACTCGCGAAAGGCGGAAACAAAAGCGGAATTCAAGTCCATAAAATGAACGATTCCTACAAGATTCAGGCCTTGTCTTTCTTGGCACTGACCAAAAAAGAAGCATCTGCCGAGGCCACGGCCAGCCCCTGACTGTCGACAATCTCAGCCCGGGTGAATATCACCCGGCTTCCTCGGCGAATCACAACGGCCTCGGCTCGCAGATCCTCCCCTGCCCCTGCAGGTGAAAGATAACGGACGGACATATCCACTGTTGCCGTCACTCGCCCATTGTTCAGGGTCGAAAGCACGGCATGGGCCATGGCTTCATCTGCCAGGGTGGCAAGCACACCACCACCGACCACACCCGCGCCCTGCAGCAATTTGCGATCATACGGCAGCCGCAACACGGCCTGACCCTCTCCAGCGCTCAGCACCTCGATCCCAAGGGTCGTCAGCAATGGATTGACGGCCTGATCCGCATGGACAACAGCTTCAAGATATTTCTCGGGCACGGGGCACCTCCGGGCAGAAATCAGTCAGTTTGCCAATCACATCAAAAAGCCGCCGCCCGTTAGGGCAGCGGCTCCATGGATATTTTACGGATCAACCAGTCACTACAGGTTCTCACCCAGCAACTCGCCGAAAGCCTTACAGCCCACTACCTCGGCACCCTGAATCTGGGAAGCCAAGTCCACGGTCACTCTCTTGCCTGCGATCACCTTGTCCACGGCCTTGTGAATCAAAGCGGCAGCCTCGGGCAAACCGGCATGTTCCAGAAGCATGGCTCCGGACAAAATCAAACTGCCGGGGTTGGCCTTGTCCTGGCCGGCAATGGTCGGGGCAGTGCCATGAGTCGGCTCGAAAAACGCCAGATCATCGGACATATTCACACCGGGAGCCAATCCCAGCCCACCCACCTGCGCAGCCAAGGCGTCGGAGATATAATCTCCATTCAGGTTGGTGGTGGCGATGACGCTGTAGTCCCTGGGGTACATCAGCACGTTCTGGAACATGGCGTCAGAGATACGGTCCTTGATGATGACAGGCTTGGAGCCTCCCGCTGTGGCAGCGTCTTCAGTCATCACACTGTCCGCAAACTCCTCGGCAGCGACCTCGTATCCCCAGGCGCGGAACGCACCCTCGGTAAATTTCATGATATTGCCCTTGTGCGACAGGGTCACGCTGGGCTTGCCGTTGTCCACGGCGTGCTGCAACGCCTTGCGCACCAAGCGCTTGGACCCTTTGGCGGTCATGGGCTTGATGCCCACTCCGGCCTCGGCGTCGACGTTGGCACCCAGTTCGTCGCGCAAGAAAGCGATCAGACGTCTGGCTTCGTCAGTCCCGGCTGCGTACTCAATCCCGGCATAGACATCTTCGGTGTTCTCACGAAACACGATCATGTCCACATCCTGGGGGCGCTTCACCGGCGACTCGACACCTTCATAATAGCGAATGGGGCGGATGCAGGCATAGAGGTCAAGGGTCTGGCGCATGGTCACGTTCAGGCTACGAAAGCCCTTGCCCACAGGCGTGGTCAACGGTCCCTTCATGGCCAGTTCGGCTTTCGCAAGTGTCTCCAGTGTGACCTGGGGCAAGTACTCGCCGGTTTCCTTGAAGGCCTTCTCACCAGCCAGCAGTTCCACCCACTCAAGCGAACGTTCACCTTTGTAGGCCTTGGCTACAGCAGCATCCAGAACAGGACGTCCGGCTGCCCAAACCTCAGCACCAATGCCATCACCCTCGATGAAATATATGGTTCTATTCATGCTTCCTCCAATAATCGATTTTTCAGCAAAGTGACCGCAAGGGATAGAGCAAAGAGTGGGATTTGTCCAACGCTCAAAGCATGACCGCAAAAAACGACCCGAAGCGCAGACATGTGCTTCGGGCCGCAAACAGCTTCAATTCATCGTTGTATACAAGTCAAAATCAACTCTCCTGAGTTTCGCACACAGGTTCTGAGGTCTCTACTTTCGGCACTTCGTTTTTTGGAAATTCACAAACGGCAACCCCGGCATGCCCCGTAGCATCAATAGCGATGGAGCAGTATTCTGGATCGGTTTCGGACTCCATGCCACTGATGGATCCGCGGCGGTCTCGCACATAGGAGTTCCCGGTGATCGACTTGGCGTATTTCTTCATCTCGGCTGCACGGTGCCCCAGCACTGAGAAATCACACAGGCCCTGGCAATCCACAATGGCCAGCGACACTGAAACCAAGGGGAACTGCTGGACGCATCCGTCACGACCTTTGGCCTCAATCCAGCCACGATCCCGGTCAGCGGGCATGTAGCAGCCCTTCACCAAACGTCCAAAACAACGCGTAATGGCCTTGGCAATGCGTTCCGAGCGTTCGGAGTTGCACATGATAACCAGATCGTCGCCTCCGATGTGCCCCACGAAATCTCGGGAGGAGTCACCATGGCGACGGGCAGCCCACTGAGTGACGGTGGCAATCAACTGGATGATTTTGTCACCATTCTTGAACCCATATGTGTCATTGTAGACCTTGAAATTGTCCAGATCAGCATAGATGATGGCAAAGGATTCGCCAGAATTGCAACGGCGCTCAAGCTCTAGCTCAATGACCACATTCCCGGGCAGACCGGTCAATGGGTTGGCACCCTTGGCCATCTCCACCTGAGCCGTCGCAATGGTGTCCATCATGCGCTGCACCGAAACAACCCCCTGAAGACGCCCTCGCTCGGTAACCACAACGTGGTCAAAAACAGTCGTTTTCTTGCGCTTCATGGCTTCTCGGGCCACATTCTCCACAGGGATCCCGTTTTCGGCATAGAGTGGTGACGGATCCATGATCAGGCTCACCGGACGATTCAGGTAGAGCGAAAGACCGTACTGCGATGACAATGCGCTATCCAGATGATGACGCATGACCAACCCCACAGGTCGCCGTCCATTAACCACGACGGCCGCTCCCATGGGACCTGCTCCCTTAAGCAGTTCCTTGACTTCCATCACCGTGGTTTCGGGCTTGACGGAGGGCACACTCTCCACCAATTCACGCAGAGGAGAGGCAATGCGCCTGTCCCCCACCATGCCCCGGCCGGATTTCGAAAAATGATTCTGCACTTCCGGTGGCAACCCGGGCTTTGGATAAGCTGGTCGAGCCAGGAAGTACCCCTGACCATAATGGACCCCCATACGCATCAGTGTGGACAGTTCGTCCTCATTTTCGATGCCTTCGGCAATCAGACGGCAACCGATGTTGTCCGAAAAGGTCACCAGGGTTTCCATGAGCGCCCGCTTTACAGGATCACTATCGATGCCGCGTACCAGCGACATGTCCACCTTCAGATAATCAGGGCGAATCTGCGCAATGGACCAGAGCCCGGAATATCCTGTACCCACATCATCCACCGCGACCTGAAAACCCTGGTTGCGGTAATGATCCAACGTTCTGTGGAACAGATCGAAATCTCGTACACTGTGGCGTTCCGTGATTTCCAAAACAACGTCCGCGGCTTTGAGACCGACCTTTTCAAGCAGTTGCAAGGTCTTTCCCGGAGAAAACTCCGGGTCCACAATCGTCCGGGGATGGATATTCAGGAAAAGCTTCTGATCCTGCCCCAGGGTTCCCAGTCTGTGTATGGCGCTCTCGCGGCAGGTTCGCTCCAGGCAAAAAACCTGATCCACCTCTTCGGCGAAATCAAACAACACGGCCGGAGAGCGAAAATGTGACTTCTTGGGCCCCCGGGTTAACGCTTCCCAGGATTTGATATTGCCCGTTTCCAGATCAACGATGGGTTGGAACACGCTTTCCAGCAGCCTGTCCGAAACGATCTCGCGAAACTCGCGAAGCAACGAGAGTTTGGTTACATCCAGAGTCCCGGCAGCTACCCGGCGGGCATCCGACAGAGCTCGATAAGCCGAATCTTCCAGCTTCGCATCAGTATCTTCAAGCATCCCATACCCGGTTAGGACGTTCAGCCCCTGTCCGGTCACATTCAGGGTTTCCTGCTTGACCCGGCTCTTGAGCTTTAAGCGGAAGGTGAGCACCAGATCGCCCAAATGCTCCTCCTGCCATTGGTCATCGCCGCACAGAATCAGAAATTTTCCCGGTTCCAACCGGTCAATGTAGCGCAATTTGCATTTGGACAATAACTCGTCAGACAAGAGGCGAATCTCTTCCTCGATGATGGTCAGGATACGTCCGGCGATCATGCCTCCATAGATATCCAGAAAAACCTGAAAGTTCTCCACCTCGATGTAAAACAAGGCGACCACGCTTCCTGAATCAAGAAAGGCCTCGATACGCTCTCTACCACCTGGACGCATAAATGACAGGGACGATTCTCCCGGTTTGGTCAATTCAATTCCCGTGGACGAATCTTTGGCAAACAATGCCGAGCCGAATCCTCGGACAGCTTCCAGCATGTTGACTCCAGTGGACAACGGATAGTTTTGGAACTCATGACTGCTCATATTCGGAACCTCCGAACCGAGAGTGGATTCGAACTATCCCGGATTCTCAAGAGAGCTGGGGTCATTCCGGTGATAATTCCGTGACGTTTTCATGTCGCCACGGCAACTTCATATTGAATTCCCCCATGCCACCAGTCCGCAATATTGCCAGAAATAACATTGAGCCAAAGGAGTTGTCGCAAGGCTGTAACCGTTCCCGCGACCTTTGCCTGACAACACATCTAGTGACCTTGCGCACAATTCAGGATCTCGCAATTCCGATTCTCAAAAAAATGATCGTCCTTGAATTCTAGAATCAAGTATTCCCGATACGACTATTTTTTGATACTTTGACCAGAAGCGGCATCGGTTCCAACGTATTGAAGATGCCCTGACAGTCCAGATCACTGCGATACATAGGCCTGAGAATACATTTGGAGAGAAGGGGAACCCCCATGGATGACTTGAGCGGAATCACCGTTCTGGTTCTTGATGATGAGCAGATGGTCCGTGAGAATCTGGAGGCCTTCCTCGAAGATGAGGGACTCAATCCCTTGACCGCAACCAACGGTGAAGAGGCTCTGACTGTCCTGGCCAAAAACGAAGTTCACGTCGGCATCATCGATATGCGGCTTCCCGGAATGGCGGGCAGCGAATTCATCGTCAAAGGGCACAAGGTCAGTCCCCAGACCCGCTTTATTGTGCATACGGGGTCGACCAACTACAAACTGCCCCGAGAAATCCGGGACTGTGGCGTCACCCATGACGACGTATTCATCAAGCCGCTGGCAGACATGAACATCGTCATGGAGGCCATCCACCGCCTTGTGAACCAAGGCGTAAGCAACACCTGACCAATCAAAAAGCCGCTTTCAAAGCGGCTTTTTCAATCAATAATCCAGAAGACAACGATTACAGCATCGTCAGACTGCCTTTTGCCCGTCCAGGTCTCGTCAAGGCATCCATCAACGCCCGAACAGCCTCGGTAACCGTTTTGCATCCATCTCCTGCCACAGCAGCCCCGGCACTCAGCCCTCCATCAAGGGAAACAAGCAAGGCGTTCAAGGACTGCCCGACCTGTTCACGCGGTGCATGAGCCATCACGTAGATCATGGACCCCAGTCGACCGGTTGCTCCAGCATTGGGAAAATGCATCCGCACAGCCGAAGCCACACGTTCCACTGCATCATCTCCGGCTTCAAAACCCTGCTGGGCATGAATCGAAGGCAGACCTTCCAGAAAAATACCTGCGATGGAGCACTGTTCGCCCCCCACCTTGGAAAACTCGAACTCCGGCCCAGCCTGCTGCACAAAATGCTTCAAGGTCAAAAAACCCGTCAGGGCGTCACGGCGGAAGGCGTCGCGAATCTGCTGAATTCGTTCCAGTTCCGTCATGTTCTTGTTGACCCGCCAAGTAAACTCTTCAGCTTCGAATGGTTTCTTCAAAAAGTCATTGGCACCGCTCTTCAGGAACTTGGCAGTCAACGCCCCCGAATTATGAGCCGAGACGCCCAGAATGGCCAACTCCTCCCGCGAATACTGCTCACGAATCTTGCGAATCAATTCCAGGCCATCCATGCCGGGCATTTCGTAATCGGTAATCACCATATGGATATCGGATTCTGAGCCCAGAATCTCCATGGCCTGCTCGCCGTCAACCGCAGCGTGGACCTGATAATTCTGATTCTCAAGCAGGCGAACCATCATATTGCGAACGGTGGCAGCGTCATCAACGACCAAGACCGCCGTATCGCGGTTGCGCCAGACCCTGCGTACAAGATCCACCAGGGTCTCCAACTCACCGGGAGCCCCCTTGATAAAGAAGTCGAGAACCCGTTTTTCGAGATACCGATTCCGAAGTTCCTCATCAAAGGTCGAGGTCAATACAATCACGGGGAGGTTCTGAGAAAGAAGCAGTTCAACGGCTTCGCCATCAGGCGCACCCTTGAGGCTCAGGTTGCACACAGCAAGAAAGATCTCGTCACCGCGTTCATCCAGCAACCGCTCAACGTCATCCATTGAAGAGGCCAGGATCGTTCCAAAGCGAGCCATGTCTTCAATATGTTCACTGATGATACGCGCCTGAACAGCGCTGTTTTCAACAACCAGAACCTTATTGGCAACCACGCTCATTCGTCTTCCTTTTGATATGGTGAACGGATTCGGGCTGCCCACGCAGATCTCTGAAAAATCCGCAGTTCACAGAATCAACAGCTCGTTTCATATCAAAAAGTACTCGGAGCTTCGAGACTTGGCAAGCCCCGCAGCTCCGGCCGAAGTCTTAACCTCTCAGAAACAAATCAGAAATGATAACCGATGGAGAACGAACCACCCACGGTGGCCCCACTATTATAGGAATTCTGCTCATCGCCATCACTGTTATAAAATGTTGTCTCACGAGCAAAGATGAACTCGGGACCAAAGCGCACAAACAACTCTTTCGTAGGAGTCCAGTCTCCATACAACCCCACACGAATTCCGGATTCTTCAAGGTAGCCCTTGCTACGCACGGTACTATCATCAGCCAGGCGCCAAAGGTCGTACTCAACCCTACCTGCAAGATGAACCGCCCACTGCGGATCAAACCGATAGACCAATTCGGCCTCAGGAAATCCAATACGAGCCGAAAAGCCCTGCTCGACACCCTGATTCCACATCACCCCGAGAATAGGCACAACCGCCCAACGAATCTTATGCCCTGCTACCCCCACCCCCATTTGCACTGCCCAGGCGTCGCTCAGGGCATAACTTGCTCCACCACCGACGAACATGCCCAACGAGTCGTCCATCTCCTCTTCGTAGGCTGCAGAAACACCAGCCACATAGAACCAACCCCACTCAGAGTTGATACGACCTCTGTCATGCGCGGACAATTCAATTTCATGGAGTTGATCCCAAGGATCATCGACACCATTGCCAAAAGGCAATCCTGTCCTGTCATTCCAGTCGTAGCTGCGTACCCCATAGGACAACCGCAGAATGTCATACGTCATGGACACATCGGCCTGAAGAACCGAAAAACCACCTTCACGATCGTCATAATCCGCATCCGATACTATTCCGGTTTCGACCGAAATGGAGACCGGGCAGCCCCCGTCCTGCCCGCCAAGTGCAACAGTAGCGGCCAGCAACACGAGTAAACATCCCAATATGGAACACCTCATACATTCAATCTCCTCTAAAAATGAAAACATCTCATCCCTAAAACATCGAATGTAAGGTAAATCAATCATTTCTCCCTGATTTTACATTTATTTACTGATTAAAACAGATAGGGAATCCCGCAAACAATCCCGTCATACAAAACGCTCTTATTCTACCGAAAACAACAATTTCGGCCTGAGACAGCCACTTTAGGAGCCCTCAATTATCCATTGTAAAACACTCTGAATCCAGCGTATAAGAATTTTCGTTCATCTCATCTATTCCAATCCTTTAGGAGCGTATCTCAATGCATGCATTTCGTTTCACTATGATCAAGGCACTCGGCTTGTTGCTTGCTCTTCTCCTGCTGATCCCGGCCGCATCTGCGCAGGCCTCTGCACAGGGCAAAAAAATATTGCTCATCGTCGCCAAGGCCGACTTCGAGCAGAGCGAATACTCCAACACCCGCTCGACTCTTGAAGATGCTGGTGCAATCTGTACGGTTGCCAGCACCAAAATTGGTACCCTCAAGGGCAACAAGGGCAAACGCATTGAGTCCGAACTGGAACTGACACAGGTTCAAACCGCCGAATATGACGGCGTGGTTGTCATTGGCGGGAATGGAATCAAAAAAGAATGGAAGAATGAAGACGCACACCGCATCCTGCGCGAAGCTCAGCAACAGGGCAAAATCATTGGCGCCATCTGCGCCGGCCCGGGAGTCCTCGCCTACGCCGGAGTCCTTGACGGCAAAAACGCCACAGCCCATCCTAAGAGCGGCGCAAGCTTCCCCATGAAGGATCATGGCTGCAGTTATACCAAGAAAAGTGTTGTGGTTGACGGAAACATCGTCACCGCTGATGGCCCCAAATCGGCCAAGGCCTTTGGAAAGGCACTGGTCGAGGTGCTGAGCAACTAGATCAGTACCACTCCGGTAAATTACCAAGGCCCTTCTCGAACAGGAGGGCCTTTTTTTCAGCCTTGCTCTTCTCCATCCCGCTCCTCTAGGGGAAAAGGCCTCTCAAGCCCCACATTGTCTAATTTTTTTAGATAGCATACATTGATTTCATGCAGGCCAATATATTGCTCATAGAAGACGATGCAGCCTTCCGAGGCATGATTGAGGAAGCCCTTAAAGCACGAAACTACGAGGTGTCCGCCGCCGGGCGTGCCGAGGATGGAATCAGCATTGCCGGGAGTGGAGCCTTTGATCTGATCCTGACAGACGTCAAATTACCGGGCATGTCCGGTGTTGAGGCCATCCCCAAGCTCAAGGAAGCGGCCCCGGACGCTGACATCATTGTCATGACGGCCTACTCCGCCAAGGAAACAGCAGTGGAAGCCGTGCGCCAGGGAGCCTACGATTTCTTCTCAAAACCTTTCAGCCTGTCCGAGCTGGACGTGGTTATCCGCCGCGCGCTGGACAAACGCCGCCTGCAAAATGAAGTTGTGGCTCTACGTGAAACCTTACGTAGCGAAGGCCCTTCCATGCGAATCCTTGGGGATTCGCACCCCATGCGCGAGGTCAAGGCGCTGGTCGAACGCATCGCCCCGCTGGACACCACTGTTCTTGTCATCGGTGAATCCGGCACAGGTAAGGAATTGATTTCAGACACCATCCGAGCCTTGTCCGGGCGTTCATCGGGTCCATTTGTCAAGGTCAACTGCGCCGCCATCCCTGAGCACCTGTTTGAAAATGAACTATTCGGCCATGAAAAAGGCGCATTCACCGGAGCCTCCAATGCTCAGCCCGGAAAATTCGAGCTGGCACACGGTGGGACCATCATGCTTGATGAAATCGGCGACATGCCACTCCCCATCCAGCCCAAGCTCCTACGTGCCGTTGAGCAGAAGCAGGTTGAGCGCCTTGGCGCACGTCGTCCCGTAGATGTTGATGTACGCATCATCGCAGCAACCAACCAGAACCTGCAAGAACGTGTTCGGGACAAAGCCTTCCGCGAAGACCTCTATTACAGATTGAGTATTGCAGTGGTTGAACTGCCCCCTCTTCGGCAACGCAAAAGCGACATCCCACTCCTTGCCCAGCACTTCATCAAGAGAATCAATGCCACCATCGGCCTGCCCGTAAAATCGGCATCCCCCGACGCCCTGGCCGCCCTGAAGAAACAGGATTGGCCGGGCAACGTCCGCCAGTTGGCCAACACCCTTGAGCGTGCGGCCATACATGCGGGCTCAGACATCATCAGTGCCCAGGATATTGCGTCTGCCCTTGGTGGCCCCAAACCTACCATGGCAGACGGTGATGATATCGACCAAGGAGCTATCGATCTGCGCACCACCATGCGTGAAGTGGAACGCAACTTGATCGTGGGTGCTTTGACCAGGGCCGGAGGTCTGCAGACCGAAGCAGCCACCCTGCTGGGACTGACCCCCAAGAACCTCTGGGCAAAAATCAAGAAGCACGGCATCGATCCCAAAGCCCCGCACTGATTCAAGCACAAGCCTTCTCCACCTTTCTCAACTCGCCCTCCCCATCGAAATCTATTTTTTATAGATCAGATGCATGATCTCAAAAACTTGCTGATTACGCCCATGGCTTGGGAGCTTTCCCCTGTTCACAGATAAACTTCCACTATGATTTCTCCCACAAACTTCTCCCACCCGCCCCCAGTCTATTTTTTTTAGATAAAGCATCACTCTTAATATTACTTGAATAATTAAAGACACTTACTTAAGCCAACCCTTCGCTCTTCGACCAAATCAAATCTCATTTTTTTAGATTTCAGCCCATCTAAGGGCATCGGAGTTTGCCCCCGCCAGACAAGGCTCCAGAGTTTTGTGGTTTTTTATTACCCATAATTACAGCAGTTTAGAGATTAAATTATTCAACTATAGCCCTACTAAAACACTTCGTGGCACACGCCTTGCCTTGTGGAGTTCATCAACGGCAAAGGATCCATCCCCAAGCCATAACAAGAATCGGGAACTTTCTAACATGAGGAGAAGAACCATGAAGACCTTGATGAACCTTATCCGTAACGAAGAAGGCGTCACCGCTCTCGAATACGGCATGATTGCCGCCCTGATCGCCGCTGTTATCGCCGCTACCGTCGGCCTGCTTGGCACCGGCATCAACACCGCTTTCCAAACCGTGCTGACCGCCATTGGCGGCTAAGTACACGCATCCACACCTTGCGCGGGACACAATTTATGCGCTTTTTCCCCAGCGCAGAGCGGACGGAGCCGGATTTCCCCTCATCCCCCCCGGCTCCGTCTGCATCCCGGGCAACCCCCACCCCCGGGCGTCCCGCCTCCAAAGGAGAATCTCATGGACGCCCTGCACTACATCATCCTCACCTTCATCCTCCTGATCGCGACGGTCACTGACCTGCGTGAACGAAGGATACCTAACAAGCTGACGTATCCCGCCATGCTGCTGGCCCTATGCTGGCACTACGTGATGACCGGCGCTGACGGTCTCGTCTTTGCCTCCATCGGCCTTGCTGCGGGTTTCGGCACCATGCTCATCCCCTTCCTGATGGGATACATGGGCGCCGGAGACGTCAAGCTCATGGCCGTCGCTGGAGCCTTTCTGGGCCCCGCTGGCGCGCTCAAGGCATTTCTGTTTACCAGCCTCGTTGGCGGTGTCTACGCCGTGGCCGTTGTTGCCTGGCGCTCTCCCCTGACCACGATGCTGGCCTCTGCCATGAAGGACTCAAAGGGACTGCTGGCTGGCGCTGGCACCTGGGTTCAGAATCTTCAAGGCAGATCGCAGGGCGTTCCCCAACTCGCATACGGAGCCGCCATCGCGGCCGGAACCATCATTTCCGTAATCAGTGATTACGGGATGAATGCTTTTGTTCCGGTCTGGTGGGCATAGGAGGACAACGCCATGCGTAAGACCGCAGTTATCCAAATCGTTATCGCCCTGGTCCTGTCGCTGATCGCCGGTGTGCTCGTCTTCAAGTGGATGAACGCCCGTCTGGGCGCAAAGCAACAGGAAGACGCAAGCTCGCAAGTCACGATCATCGTTGCCGCAAAGGACATTGCCAAGGGTGAAAAGCTCACTGAAGAATTACTCAAGCAAGCCAGATTCCTGAAGGAAAATGCTCCCTCAGGAACATATGCCGAAGTCGAATCCCTGACCAACCGCGTTGCGGCTTTCCCCATTGGCGAAGGCGAGGCCATCACAGCCTCACGCCTTGTCAGTGACGAAGCCTTCTCGGGTGTCAGCACCCTGATCGCCCCGGGCAAGCGCGCCGTGGCCGTCAAGGGCAACAAGGTTTTGGGACTGTCCGGATTCATTCGCCCCGGCAATCACGTGGATGTGCTGGTGACCATGGATATCCAGGACAAGAACAAGGATGAATACTCCTTCTCCAAGACCGTGCTTGAAGACATCAAGGTCATCGCCACGGGCACCGAACTGGAGCCCGAGGGCGACGACGGCGAAACCTCATCCATGGACACATACACCCTGGAACTGAGTAGCGAAGAAAGTGAAAAGCTTGCTCTGGCCGCCTCCAGAGGGACTCTGCATTTTGCTCTGCGCAATCCCGCAGACGTCAAGGACGTTCGCACCGAAGGCATCGATGTTCCCAAGCTGATGTCATCGCTCAAGCAACCCAAAGGCAAGAGCGGCAAGCCCAAGTATGTGGGAGTGGAAGTCATCACCGGCACCAGCCGCAAGACAGTGAGGTTTGCACGTCATGACTAGTAGCAACATCGTCCGCAAGACGGTCTTGCTGACCGTCGCATTCCTGACCCTGTCCTGCACCGGTGCTGTTGCGGGCACGAATTTCGCGACCGAATCCATTGAACTGACCAAGAGCAAGTCCATGGTCCTGAACAGTCAGATTCCCATCAAGCGGCTGTCCGTGGCTGACCCGGAAATTGCCGAAATCCTGTTGCTCTCGCCCAATCAGATCTACCTCACGGGCAAGGCACCCGGCGCCACCAACCTGACCCTGTGGGGTCATGACGGTCGTGTCTCGCACATCTACGACATCTCCGTGACCCCGGACATTGCTCAACTAAAGCAGATGCTGCACCGCGTGCTCCCCGATGAGCGCAACCTGAAGGTCATGGCCGCCGGTGAATCCATCACTCTGTCCGGCGTTGTCAGCAGCACAGGCAACCTGAGCACCGCTCTGGATCTGGCCGAACTCTATGCCCCGGAAAAGGTAACCAATCTGATGAGCGTCGGTGGCGTGCATCAGGTCATGCTCGAGGTCAAGGTCGCTGAGATGCACCGCAATGTGCTGGAACGCCTGGGCGTGGACCTGGCCTTCGCATCCAATGGCAATCTGGCCTACACCTTGCTGAACAACCTGATTTCCCTGGATAACCAGAACCCTGCCCTGACAGGCGGAACCAATACTCCAGGCTTGCTCTACAATACCGAGACCACCACAGCGATCGGTCGCACCGCCATCGGCAGCACCAACATCACGGGCTTTCTGGATGTGCT is part of the Desulfovibrio ferrophilus genome and harbors:
- a CDS encoding GGDEF domain-containing protein, which translates into the protein MSSHEFQNYPLSTGVNMLEAVRGFGSALFAKDSSTGIELTKPGESSLSFMRPGGRERIEAFLDSGSVVALFYIEVENFQVFLDIYGGMIAGRILTIIEEEIRLLSDELLSKCKLRYIDRLEPGKFLILCGDDQWQEEHLGDLVLTFRLKLKSRVKQETLNVTGQGLNVLTGYGMLEDTDAKLEDSAYRALSDARRVAAGTLDVTKLSLLREFREIVSDRLLESVFQPIVDLETGNIKSWEALTRGPKKSHFRSPAVLFDFAEEVDQVFCLERTCRESAIHRLGTLGQDQKLFLNIHPRTIVDPEFSPGKTLQLLEKVGLKAADVVLEITERHSVRDFDLFHRTLDHYRNQGFQVAVDDVGTGYSGLWSIAQIRPDYLKVDMSLVRGIDSDPVKRALMETLVTFSDNIGCRLIAEGIENEDELSTLMRMGVHYGQGYFLARPAYPKPGLPPEVQNHFSKSGRGMVGDRRIASPLRELVESVPSVKPETTVMEVKELLKGAGPMGAAVVVNGRRPVGLVMRHHLDSALSSQYGLSLYLNRPVSLIMDPSPLYAENGIPVENVAREAMKRKKTTVFDHVVVTERGRLQGVVSVQRMMDTIATAQVEMAKGANPLTGLPGNVVIELELERRCNSGESFAIIYADLDNFKVYNDTYGFKNGDKIIQLIATVTQWAARRHGDSSRDFVGHIGGDDLVIMCNSERSERIAKAITRCFGRLVKGCYMPADRDRGWIEAKGRDGCVQQFPLVSVSLAIVDCQGLCDFSVLGHRAAEMKKYAKSITGNSYVRDRRGSISGMESETDPEYCSIAIDATGHAGVAVCEFPKNEVPKVETSEPVCETQES
- a CDS encoding response regulator; this encodes MSVVANKVLVVENSAVQARIISEHIEDMARFGTILASSMDDVERLLDERGDEIFLAVCNLSLKGAPDGEAVELLLSQNLPVIVLTSTFDEELRNRYLEKRVLDFFIKGAPGELETLVDLVRRVWRNRDTAVLVVDDAATVRNMMVRLLENQNYQVHAAVDGEQAMEILGSESDIHMVITDYEMPGMDGLELIRKIREQYSREELAILGVSAHNSGALTAKFLKSGANDFLKKPFEAEEFTWRVNKNMTELERIQQIRDAFRRDALTGFLTLKHFVQQAGPEFEFSKVGGEQCSIAGIFLEGLPSIHAQQGFEAGDDAVERVASAVRMHFPNAGATGRLGSMIYVMAHAPREQVGQSLNALLVSLDGGLSAGAAVAGDGCKTVTEAVRALMDALTRPGRAKGSLTML
- the icd gene encoding NADP-dependent isocitrate dehydrogenase yields the protein MNRTIYFIEGDGIGAEVWAAGRPVLDAAVAKAYKGERSLEWVELLAGEKAFKETGEYLPQVTLETLAKAELAMKGPLTTPVGKGFRSLNVTMRQTLDLYACIRPIRYYEGVESPVKRPQDVDMIVFRENTEDVYAGIEYAAGTDEARRLIAFLRDELGANVDAEAGVGIKPMTAKGSKRLVRKALQHAVDNGKPSVTLSHKGNIMKFTEGAFRAWGYEVAAEEFADSVMTEDAATAGGSKPVIIKDRISDAMFQNVLMYPRDYSVIATTNLNGDYISDALAAQVGGLGLAPGVNMSDDLAFFEPTHGTAPTIAGQDKANPGSLILSGAMLLEHAGLPEAAALIHKAVDKVIAGKRVTVDLASQIQGAEVVGCKAFGELLGENL
- a CDS encoding DJ-1/PfpI family protein; this translates as MHAFRFTMIKALGLLLALLLLIPAASAQASAQGKKILLIVAKADFEQSEYSNTRSTLEDAGAICTVASTKIGTLKGNKGKRIESELELTQVQTAEYDGVVVIGGNGIKKEWKNEDAHRILREAQQQGKIIGAICAGPGVLAYAGVLDGKNATAHPKSGASFPMKDHGCSYTKKSVVVDGNIVTADGPKSAKAFGKALVEVLSN
- a CDS encoding response regulator; protein product: MDDLSGITVLVLDDEQMVRENLEAFLEDEGLNPLTATNGEEALTVLAKNEVHVGIIDMRLPGMAGSEFIVKGHKVSPQTRFIVHTGSTNYKLPREIRDCGVTHDDVFIKPLADMNIVMEAIHRLVNQGVSNT
- a CDS encoding PaaI family thioesterase; amino-acid sequence: MPEKYLEAVVHADQAVNPLLTTLGIEVLSAGEGQAVLRLPYDRKLLQGAGVVGGGVLATLADEAMAHAVLSTLNNGRVTATVDMSVRYLSPAGAGEDLRAEAVVIRRGSRVIFTRAEIVDSQGLAVASADASFLVSAKKDKA